In Lolium rigidum isolate FL_2022 chromosome 3, APGP_CSIRO_Lrig_0.1, whole genome shotgun sequence, the genomic window AATTCATTTCCTCTTGGAAGGCTCCCATGCATGTTCTGGTGCAATTAATTTGAGCGGATGATTCGTACCGGAATTGCAGCATGATGTCGTTTAGTTGCCACGCAGCCTGAGTAAACGTTTTAAGGTGAACTGCATCTGGATTTTGCACCATCCAAAGTTCCCAGAGGGTTTTCATGTATATTACATGTCCGGTATATTTTAAATTATCATGTTCAATTGTTGGTACCAAGTTTCTATGTAAAGACTACAAATTACATTTGCATTTATTAGTTTTTTTCATCTTTCTTTTCGACAAAGGAATTTTATGAATATCAAGCTGATACCAATTTTCATGTACGGCATCAGAGGAAAGCAAGCAATACAGAAAGCTGTGGAAACTGGATACGTGGTGCGGTGGTTGTCTTCCAGGAAGTCCATTGTGGTTCATATAACATCCCATATGGCGGGTCAAACACCATCTGTATTTTGCTGAGTTCAAGGTTGCTGGCTTGCCTTCCCAAAGGTAAGAAGCCATGCCTTTCGTTTACTGATGCTCCAAAGCTATTCAGAGTCTTCTTTTGCATTATTTGATACCTCTGAAAGCTTATGTTGATATTTCCACCAATATGAATTGTTTGTATCACTCCTTCGCTTTCAGATTGATAGTGAATCACCATCCCATTTTTTATTTAGCTAATAACATTCCGTACCAACAAAAATCTCACTTCATTATTTGCTTGTAGTACTTAATAAATATCACGAGTGGTGATTGTCTAGGAACATGGCACATCTTTGCCTATGTATTTCCTGAACTCAAATAATTGAAAATCATATTTTTCAAAGGAAACTAATTTCTCTAGGTACATGACAGATTTTTTTTTGGGAACATCGCATGGGAAGGTATGATATATGAAGTATTGAACAAGACTTACAGCAATAGTCACAGATATTTTAGTGACAACTGCATTATTTGTTTCCTAGACCATCAGTGTCTACTATTGAAATCTGTATTCCAAAGGAGTTacaatgaaaatgaaaaaatgagATACTAAAGGAGATGCAGGATTACAACTTAAAATTTGCCTCCTCTCAACAATGGATTATAATTGAAATAAGAAGCTCATCTGCAGGTTCCTCTCAGTTTATTTCTTCATGAATTTTCTTTCCACTGCAGGCAGAAGGATCTTCATATTCGGATGAGCAAAAtggatcgtcgtcgtcgtctgaaGGATCTTCATCATCGGGTGAACAAAATGGATCTTCATCATCGGGTGAACAAAATGGATCTTCATCCTCCAATTAGAAAATACATGGGTTTGTTGAGCAAATATGTCAAAGAATCTGTAAATAAAGTTACAAAAGGACAGTACGACGGAAACTTCGGTGAAGGCAATTCAACTCAGCACGCTAAGTCATATGTACTGCTCAAATTTGCATTTCCCCCCCTTTTTTGGTTAAATAACTCGCGGTGAAATGTACATTTGTAAAAACTGCCAAGCCCAGGCGTATCATGATTCTTCCAGTTTTGGTTCTAACTATTATATATTACTCATGCGCTTCATTGTTTGTTTACTCTCAATTTGAAATTGCTCCCTTTAACCTCAAATGCTTTATCTACTTCACTGTTGCTAAGTTAGTCCTAATTACTGTAGGGTTTGCATGCCAGTGACAATGACGACATAGATCGTGCTATTGCATTGTCCTTATCAGAGGAAGCTCGAAAGAAGGGGAAAGCTATTGGTTCGTTCCATCCCATCTAAGCCAGTTTTCACAATCTTTAACTTAGAGACCCGTGTCATTATATTTTCTTATTTTGGAATAGCAATTCTAGGTCAATGAGCATGTTCAAATATCTTTTTAGTGTTTTACCTGGTTGCACGTGTTGACAGAGAACATCTTTTTAATGTTTTTCATTTGATTTTGTTTATGACCCAGACAATGATGATCATTTAGGGGAAGAGGAAGAGCTTGCACGTGCTCTGCAAGAAAGTCTGAAGGATGAACATCCTCGTTGTCAAAATGGTCTGGTGGGGGATGTTCACTCAGATAGTACTCCAGCAACTAGCTTACTGCCACGTATTTTGCCCTCGAGTGGAGTGAGGTATATTTTGTTATAAGGATCACTACTTTCATGGCTATTTAAGTAACCCTTGTCGACTCAGAAAAATATGTTTTGCTTTTGCTTCATAGACAGCACTAAGTGATGCTTTGCGTTATGTAATGATTTGTTTTACCTAATTAATTTTACAGCAAAAAAAATGCAGATATAGTAAGTTGAGATGTGCTTAACTTAGATCTATTTCTGTAACTTGTTGATCTCACGAAAGGTGAGAACGATTAGGATTTTGGATGTTTAAACTTGTGTATCAACTTGGGGGTGAAGCAAAATTCCCACATAAAATATAATACGTAGCAATTGGCCATTGATTCATGACCAGCTTCCGTTAAGAAACATTTGAATTGTGAATTTGTCATTCATATTGTTTTATACCCTGCAACTTACTTTATACAGTATGGAAACACCGGATAGATTATATAACATCATATTGCTAAGTCAAAGATCAGGATGGAATTGGGATCAGGGATCTATATTTATATTTCAAAAAAATGTTTATAACCCACAAAATCGTGCAACTAACTGTGACTTCTTAGGCTCATTCCTGTGAAGTGTGCTAGCTACCAGTAGGATAGTTGTGTTCTTTTTTCCAAGGGTATGGGTTGTGATTTGTGaaaaatttcaaataaaaaattTAAGCGTAGAATGACTTGCGCAGTATTGAGACTTGCTGGTAGATGCAGGTAAATCTAGTTAACTACTATATGGTGAAACTTTCCCTGATTATGTCCATTTGATTAGTGCTGGGAGCATATGCACTGACTTGTTGATTGGGTTGATTATGGGCAAAAAATGCATATATATGCATTGTCCCAGAAGTATTTTATTTATTGGTTATCACTGCCTCCATTCGTTATACTTGCTTCCAGTATTAATGTGGTCTCTGAACTCTGATACAACGCCTTTGACCATGCATTTCGAAGTATATGTTAGTAAAATATTATTGAACTTGTAATGAAATTGAAGAATCTTCGCGAAAAACTAGAAATATCGTTGCAGGTGAAAAAGTAAATACTTTTGGGTAATcagatttttcaaaatttaacTGCATAAATGGCATCTATCTCCTGCTTGCCTTTTTATGTCATGATACAATTCTCTTTTTGACGTTGATTGTAATGTCATATTATTATACTTACAATATGGGGCCAATTGTCTCCTTGAGTAAGATAGTGGAAACCTAGGGCTCTCAGAGCTCTACTGTATTGCAAGATGGTAGAATCATTAGTATCTGTCTCCTTTTTTTCGCCAGGATATCTTCTTTTTCTGCATTTTTAACAGATATGGTGCACCATATGGACTCGTGTAGGGTTTGTGCTGGATGTAAAACTCCACTTGGGCATGGACAGTTTCTCAGTTGTATGGATTCTGTTTGGCACCCTCACTGCTTCAGGTGTTTATCTTGCAGTATGCCAATATCAGAGTGTGAGGTACAAAAACATAGCCTATTTGATTTAACATACTTCAATTTGTGATAAATTATTAATCCCGACCTTTCTATCGGCAAGTTTGCAGTAGATGAAGATCATCCATACCACAGTTCCTGCTACAAGGAGCTCTTCCATCCAAAATGTGATGTTTGCAAGACCTTTGTAAGCATATATGTTTTTCCAGTTTATGAGGGAGCTTGAGTATTTAGTGGTAGCTAATTTTTGTTTAATTGTTGAACTGTGCTGATTACATTTTTGTTACCAGATTCGAACAAataaaaaaggtttcattgaataTCGGGCCCATCCTTTCTGGATGCAGAAGTATTGTCCTTCACACGACAATGATGGTACCCCTAGGTGCTGCAGTTGTGAACGAATGGAGGTTAGGGTTATGGCTATACCAATCAGAAAGTAACTGGTTGTTTACTTTAATTGTATTTGCTTCAGTTCATACATGTGTCTGTTTTCGGAAACattattactccctccattcacaatTAGTTTGCGTTGTGGATTTAGTcgaagtcaaactttgtaaactttgaccaaatagttACCAAATATTATCACCATCTACAATATAAAGTTTATTGTATTAGAATCTTCACAagttatattttcatattatatatatTCATTATTATGGATATTGATATTTTTTCTTCTATTCTTGGTCAAACTgtacaaaattttaaaaatattgaccaacgggggaatgatccctcccttggctatacgttgttaggtaggatgagactgttcgcggatggacgctaggatgataaccTGGTTTAAAGTCCGCCCCTCCCAGCGAAATTACCGCTAGGTGGGGATTCAAACCAAGTTTGGCTGGCTGCGTACTCGCTAGCCTTGCCACTTCTCAATCTTTACAAAATTTGGCTTTGACTAAAGCTAAAACACAAACTAaataaaacggagggagtatacatttgatgttttcttaattttttgctaTTCCTAGTGTGCATATATTTATTTTTTGACCAGGAAGCGCACATATTTGCATTCGGTTAGTTTAATGAGTTTAGCTTCCTCCATTTTTTTTATCATCAACCCCAGCCAAAGGATATCAAGTACATCACATTGGATGATGGCCGGAAACTCTGCTTGGAGTGTCTATATACTTCAATAATGGACACGGACGAGTGCCAACCAGTATACATTGATATCCAGGAATTTTACGAGGGTTTGAACATGAAAGTAGAACAACAAATTCCCTTGCTTTTGGTTGAACGTCAAGCTTTAAATGAAGCCAGGGAGGCAGAG contains:
- the LOC124703714 gene encoding protein DA1-related 1-like isoform X2, coding for MSKMDRRRRLKDLHHRVNKMDLHHRGLHASDNDDIDRAIALSLSEEARKKGKAIDNDDHLGEEEELARALQESLKDEHPRCQNGLVGDVHSDSTPATSLLPRILPSSGVRVCAGCKTPLGHGQFLSCMDSVWHPHCFRCLSCSMPISECEFAVDEDHPYHSSCYKELFHPKCDVCKTFIRTNKKGFIEYRAHPFWMQKYCPSHDNDGTPRCCSCERMEPKDIKYITLDDGRKLCLECLYTSIMDTDECQPVYIDIQEFYEGLNMKVEQQIPLLLVERQALNEAREAEKMGHHLPETRGLCLSEEQIVRIILRRPVIGPGNKIIDISTGPCKLARRCEVTAILVLYALPRLLTGYILAHEMMHAYLRLKGYRILSPEVEEGICQVLAHLWLESEIVSGSSSSIATTSAAVAVAAEAEATAALAVEATAVEATETPSESSSTKKGEKTDFEKKLGEFFKHQIESDPSAIYGDGFRAGMKAVESYGLRGTLDHIKRTGFFPR
- the LOC124703714 gene encoding protein DA1-related 1-like isoform X1; this encodes MSKMDRRRRLKDLHHRVNKMDLHHRVNKMDLHPPIRKYMGLLSKYVKESVNKVTKGQYDGNFGEGNSTQHAKSYGLHASDNDDIDRAIALSLSEEARKKGKAIDNDDHLGEEEELARALQESLKDEHPRCQNGLVGDVHSDSTPATSLLPRILPSSGVRVCAGCKTPLGHGQFLSCMDSVWHPHCFRCLSCSMPISECEFAVDEDHPYHSSCYKELFHPKCDVCKTFIRTNKKGFIEYRAHPFWMQKYCPSHDNDGTPRCCSCERMEPKDIKYITLDDGRKLCLECLYTSIMDTDECQPVYIDIQEFYEGLNMKVEQQIPLLLVERQALNEAREAEKMGHHLPETRGLCLSEEQIVRIILRRPVIGPGNKIIDISTGPCKLARRCEVTAILVLYALPRLLTGYILAHEMMHAYLRLKGYRILSPEVEEGICQVLAHLWLESEIVSGSSSSIATTSAAVAVAAEAEATAALAVEATAVEATETPSESSSTKKGEKTDFEKKLGEFFKHQIESDPSAIYGDGFRAGMKAVESYGLRGTLDHIKRTGFFPR